A stretch of the Bradyrhizobium arachidis genome encodes the following:
- the ppdK gene encoding pyruvate, phosphate dikinase produces MAKAASKPKKMPAKSKSSVKAKAAPPARKALKKSAVKPVAKVAAKPAAKVAAKPVSKPVQKPAPAKAAPVKAAPVKAAPAKAGKWVFTFGDGKAEGKADMRNLLGGKGANLAEMANLGLPVPPGFTIPTSVCTYFYAHDKSYPKELQSQVEKALDYVGKLTGKIFGDTKNPLLVSVRSGGRASMPGMMDTVLNLGLNDKTVEALSELSGDRRFAYDSYRRFITMYSDVVLGFEHHHFEEILDTFKDGQGYSLDTDLTADDWVELVGKYKDAVARETGKEFPQDPHDQLWGAIGAVFSSWMNARAVTYRKLHDIPESWGTAVNVQAMVFGNMGDTSATGVAFTRNPSTGESKLYGEFLINAQGEDVVAGIRTPQDITEQARKDSGSDKASMESAMPEAFKELTRIYTMLEKHYRDMQDMEFTVERGKLWMLQTRGGKRTAKAALRIAVELANEGLISKKEAVTRIDPASLDQLLHPTIDPNAKRDVIATGLPASPGAASGEIVFSSDEAAKLQADGRKVILVRIETSPEDIHGMHAAEGILTTRGGMTSHAAVVARGMGKPCVSGCGTIRVDYGRGTMSIGPRTFKTGDVITIDGSLGQVLAGRMPMIEPELSGEFGTLMNWADQARKIGVRVNADTPEDARTAIKFGAEGIGLCRTEHMFFEETRIRTVREMILSEDEQARRAALAKLLPMQRADFVELFEIMKGLPVTIRLLDPPLHEFLPHTHAEIEEVARAMNTDPRRLADRARELSEFNPMLGFRGCRIAIAYPEIAEMQARAIFEAAVEAQKRTGKAVGLEVMVPLIATKMELDLVKARIDAMAQAVMRDTNTKLAYQVGTMIELPRACLLAGEIAESAEFFSFGTNDLTQTTYGISRDDAASFLGPYVSKGILAIDPFVALDQDGVGELVKIGVARGRKTRASLKMGICGEHGGDPASVAFCHDIGLDYVSCSPYRVPIARLAAAQAAIGKQVASQA; encoded by the coding sequence ATGGCCAAAGCCGCCTCGAAGCCTAAGAAAATGCCAGCGAAATCAAAGTCTTCTGTCAAAGCCAAAGCTGCGCCTCCGGCGCGCAAGGCGTTGAAGAAGAGCGCTGTGAAGCCGGTGGCCAAGGTGGCTGCCAAGCCTGCCGCCAAAGTGGCTGCCAAGCCCGTCAGCAAGCCTGTGCAAAAGCCGGCGCCGGCCAAGGCCGCTCCAGTCAAGGCTGCTCCAGTCAAGGCTGCGCCGGCGAAGGCCGGCAAGTGGGTGTTCACCTTCGGCGACGGCAAGGCCGAGGGCAAAGCCGACATGCGCAACCTGCTTGGGGGCAAGGGCGCGAACCTCGCCGAAATGGCCAATCTCGGCCTGCCGGTGCCGCCCGGCTTCACCATTCCGACCTCGGTCTGCACGTATTTCTACGCGCACGACAAATCGTATCCGAAGGAACTGCAGTCGCAGGTCGAGAAGGCGCTCGACTATGTCGGCAAGCTCACCGGAAAGATTTTTGGCGACACCAAAAATCCGCTGCTGGTCTCGGTGCGCTCCGGCGGGCGCGCCTCGATGCCCGGCATGATGGACACCGTTCTCAATCTCGGCCTCAACGACAAGACAGTGGAGGCGCTGTCGGAACTGTCGGGCGACCGGCGCTTCGCCTATGACAGCTATCGCCGCTTCATCACCATGTATTCCGACGTGGTGCTCGGCTTCGAGCATCATCACTTCGAGGAAATCCTCGACACCTTCAAGGACGGCCAGGGCTACTCGCTCGACACCGACCTGACTGCCGACGACTGGGTCGAGCTGGTCGGCAAGTACAAGGATGCGGTTGCGCGCGAGACGGGCAAGGAATTCCCGCAGGATCCGCACGATCAATTGTGGGGCGCGATTGGCGCTGTGTTTTCGTCCTGGATGAACGCGCGCGCGGTGACCTACCGCAAGCTGCACGACATTCCGGAATCCTGGGGCACCGCGGTCAACGTGCAGGCCATGGTGTTCGGCAACATGGGCGATACGTCGGCGACCGGCGTTGCGTTCACGCGCAACCCCTCGACCGGCGAGAGCAAGCTCTACGGCGAATTCCTGATCAACGCGCAGGGCGAGGACGTGGTGGCGGGCATCCGCACGCCGCAAGACATCACCGAGCAGGCGCGCAAGGACTCCGGCTCCGACAAGGCGTCGATGGAATCGGCGATGCCGGAAGCCTTCAAGGAGCTGACGCGCATCTACACGATGCTCGAGAAGCACTATCGCGACATGCAGGACATGGAGTTCACCGTCGAGCGCGGCAAGCTCTGGATGCTCCAGACGCGCGGCGGCAAGCGCACCGCCAAGGCGGCGCTGCGCATCGCGGTCGAGCTCGCCAATGAAGGCCTGATCAGCAAGAAGGAAGCGGTGACCCGGATCGATCCGGCTTCGCTCGACCAGCTCCTGCATCCGACCATCGATCCCAACGCCAAGCGCGACGTCATCGCGACCGGCCTGCCGGCTTCGCCCGGTGCGGCCTCCGGCGAGATCGTGTTCTCCTCGGACGAGGCGGCAAAACTTCAGGCCGATGGGCGCAAGGTCATTCTGGTCCGCATCGAGACCAGCCCGGAAGACATCCATGGCATGCACGCCGCCGAAGGCATCTTGACCACGCGCGGCGGCATGACCTCGCACGCAGCGGTGGTTGCGCGCGGCATGGGCAAGCCCTGCGTCTCCGGCTGCGGCACCATCCGTGTCGACTATGGCCGCGGCACCATGAGCATCGGCCCGCGCACCTTCAAGACCGGCGACGTCATCACCATCGACGGCTCGCTCGGCCAGGTGCTCGCCGGCCGCATGCCGATGATCGAGCCGGAGCTCTCCGGCGAGTTCGGCACGCTGATGAACTGGGCCGACCAGGCTCGCAAGATCGGTGTCCGCGTCAACGCGGATACGCCGGAGGACGCGCGCACCGCGATCAAGTTCGGTGCCGAGGGCATTGGCCTGTGCCGCACCGAGCACATGTTCTTCGAGGAGACCCGCATCCGCACCGTGCGCGAGATGATCCTCTCCGAGGACGAGCAGGCTCGCCGCGCCGCGCTTGCAAAGCTGTTGCCGATGCAGCGCGCCGACTTCGTCGAGCTGTTCGAGATCATGAAGGGCCTGCCCGTCACGATCCGCCTGCTTGATCCGCCGCTGCACGAGTTCCTGCCGCACACCCACGCCGAGATCGAGGAAGTGGCGCGCGCCATGAACACCGATCCGCGACGGCTGGCCGACCGTGCGCGCGAGCTGTCGGAGTTCAACCCGATGCTCGGCTTCCGCGGCTGCCGTATCGCGATTGCTTACCCGGAGATCGCGGAGATGCAGGCGCGTGCGATCTTCGAGGCGGCGGTCGAGGCGCAGAAGCGCACCGGCAAGGCTGTCGGTCTCGAGGTGATGGTGCCGCTGATCGCGACCAAGATGGAGCTTGATCTCGTCAAGGCGCGTATCGATGCGATGGCGCAGGCCGTGATGCGCGACACCAACACCAAGCTCGCCTATCAGGTCGGCACCATGATCGAGCTGCCGCGCGCCTGCCTGCTCGCGGGCGAGATCGCGGAGAGCGCCGAGTTCTTCTCGTTCGGCACCAACGACCTCACGCAGACCACCTACGGCATCAGCCGCGACGACGCCGCGAGCTTCCTCGGTCCGTACGTGTCCAAGGGCATCCTCGCGATCGATCCGTTCGTCGCGCTGGACCAGGACGGCGTCGGCGAGCTCGTCAAAATCGGCGTCGCGCGCGGCCGCAAGACCCGCGCCTCGCTCAAGATGGGCATCTGCGGCGAGCACGGCGGCGATCCGGCCTCGGTGGCCTTCTGCCACGATATCGGTCTCGACTACGTCTCCTGCTCGCCCTACCGCGTGCCGATCGCCCGCCTCGCAGCAGCGCAAGCCGCAATCGGCAAGCAGGTCGCAAGCCAGGCGTAA
- a CDS encoding DUF3096 domain-containing protein, with amino-acid sequence MHITVAHISPIMSLIAGVLILIMPRLLNLIVAIFLILNGAIGLGLLKWLHL; translated from the coding sequence ATGCACATCACCGTCGCCCACATCTCGCCTATCATGTCGCTGATTGCGGGCGTGCTCATCCTGATCATGCCCCGGCTGCTCAACCTGATCGTCGCGATCTTCCTGATCCTGAACGGCGCGATCGGGCTCGGGCTCCTGAAATGGCTCCATCTGTGA
- a CDS encoding DUF1236 domain-containing protein produces MRILALAALAAAISAPVAANAQADITVGRAPGVVVERGASIAVDQRSAFRDYVVEQRVPTFTVPDRIVVGGVLPEAGITYYDVPQRFGATTYRYTVVNGETLLVEPRSRRIVEVLD; encoded by the coding sequence ATGCGAATTCTTGCCCTTGCAGCGCTTGCGGCCGCGATCAGCGCGCCGGTCGCGGCAAACGCGCAAGCCGACATCACGGTGGGGCGCGCACCTGGCGTTGTGGTCGAACGCGGTGCCAGCATCGCGGTCGACCAGCGATCGGCCTTCCGCGACTACGTCGTCGAGCAGCGCGTGCCCACCTTCACCGTTCCGGATCGCATCGTGGTCGGCGGCGTGCTGCCGGAGGCCGGCATCACCTATTACGACGTGCCGCAGCGCTTCGGCGCGACGACCTATCGCTACACCGTCGTGAACGGCGAGACCCTGCTGGTCGAGCCGCGCTCACGGCGCATCGTCGAGGTGCTGGACTAG
- the glyS gene encoding glycine--tRNA ligase subunit beta has translation MPDLLLELFSEEIPARMQAKAADDLRRMVTDKLVAEGLVYDGAKAFATPRRLALTVHGIPARQPDLKTERRGPKMGAPDAAVQGFLKATGLKSLDEAKIQRDPKGDFYIALIEKPGRAAIDVLAEILPVIIRTFPWPKSMRWGARSGKPGSLNWVRPLHAITATFGLETEEPDVVKFSVDGIETGQTTYGHRFLAPAAIQVRRFEDYEAKLLDAKVVLDPERRKDSILADATELAFAQGFELVEDQNLLDEVAGLVEWPVVLMGSFDAEFLATPAEVIRATIRNNQKCFVVRDPKTGKLANKFILVANIEATDGGATIIAGNERVIRARLSDAKFFYETDLKTKLQDRLPKFEQIVFHEKLGTQAARIKRIERLAAELAPLVGADVAKATRAAQLAKADLLTEVVGEFPEVQGLMGKYYALAQGEDASVAAACEEHYKPQGPADRVPTDPVSVAVALADKLDTLAGFWAIDEKPTGSKDPYALRRAALGVIRLIVENALRLPVLKAAQSALAGLSVAADASKLPSDLLAFFADRLKVQLREQGARHDLVDAVFALGGQDDLLMIVRRVEALGKFLDSDDGKNLLAGTKRASNILSIEEKKDKRTFDGAPDAALYSLTEEKALAKAIGEVTTEARAAVAKEDFAAAMSAMAKLRPPVDAFFDKVRVNDDDPKVRENRLKLLNEIRSATRAVADFSKIQD, from the coding sequence ATGCCCGATTTGTTGCTAGAGCTGTTCTCGGAAGAGATTCCCGCGCGCATGCAGGCGAAAGCCGCGGATGATCTGCGCCGCATGGTCACCGACAAGCTCGTCGCGGAGGGCCTCGTCTATGACGGCGCCAAGGCATTCGCGACGCCGCGCCGTCTCGCGCTGACCGTGCACGGCATCCCCGCGCGCCAGCCGGACCTCAAGACCGAACGCCGCGGACCGAAAATGGGCGCGCCCGACGCGGCCGTGCAAGGTTTTCTCAAAGCGACCGGTTTGAAGTCGCTCGACGAAGCCAAGATCCAACGCGACCCAAAGGGCGACTTCTACATCGCGCTGATCGAAAAGCCCGGCCGCGCCGCGATCGACGTGCTTGCCGAGATTTTGCCGGTCATCATCCGCACCTTCCCCTGGCCGAAATCGATGCGCTGGGGTGCGCGCTCGGGCAAGCCGGGCTCGCTGAACTGGGTGCGTCCGCTGCACGCGATCACCGCGACCTTTGGGCTGGAGACCGAGGAGCCCGATGTCGTGAAGTTTTCGGTCGACGGCATCGAGACCGGGCAGACCACCTACGGCCATCGCTTCCTCGCGCCGGCTGCCATCCAGGTGCGCCGCTTCGAGGACTACGAGGCAAAACTGCTGGACGCAAAAGTCGTGCTCGACCCCGAGCGGCGCAAGGATTCGATCCTTGCCGACGCTACGGAGCTCGCGTTCGCGCAAGGCTTTGAGCTCGTCGAGGACCAGAACCTGCTCGACGAGGTCGCGGGCCTCGTCGAATGGCCGGTCGTGCTGATGGGCTCGTTCGACGCAGAGTTTTTGGCAACGCCGGCCGAGGTGATCCGCGCCACCATTCGCAACAACCAGAAATGCTTCGTGGTGCGCGATCCCAAGACGGGGAAGCTCGCCAACAAGTTCATTCTGGTCGCCAATATCGAGGCGACCGACGGTGGAGCGACCATCATCGCCGGCAACGAGCGCGTGATCCGTGCGCGTTTGTCGGATGCGAAGTTCTTCTACGAGACGGACCTGAAGACGAAGCTACAAGACCGGCTGCCAAAGTTCGAGCAGATCGTGTTCCACGAGAAGCTCGGCACCCAGGCCGCGCGCATCAAGCGCATTGAGCGGCTGGCGGCGGAGCTTGCGCCGCTGGTCGGCGCCGACGTTGCGAAGGCGACACGTGCTGCGCAGCTTGCGAAAGCGGACCTGCTCACCGAAGTCGTCGGCGAATTTCCGGAAGTGCAGGGCCTGATGGGCAAGTACTACGCGCTGGCCCAGGGCGAGGACGCTTCCGTCGCGGCCGCGTGCGAGGAGCATTACAAGCCGCAAGGGCCCGCGGACCGCGTGCCGACCGATCCGGTGAGCGTTGCGGTGGCGCTGGCGGACAAGCTCGACACGCTCGCCGGCTTCTGGGCGATCGACGAGAAGCCGACGGGATCGAAGGACCCGTATGCCCTGCGTCGCGCGGCGCTGGGTGTGATCAGGCTGATTGTCGAAAATGCGCTTCGCCTGCCGGTCCTCAAGGCGGCGCAGTCCGCGCTCGCGGGACTGTCCGTCGCTGCGGACGCCAGCAAGCTGCCGAGCGATCTTCTCGCCTTCTTCGCTGACCGCCTGAAAGTCCAGCTTCGCGAGCAGGGCGCACGGCATGATCTCGTCGATGCCGTGTTCGCGCTCGGCGGCCAGGACGATCTCCTGATGATCGTCCGCCGTGTCGAGGCGCTCGGAAAATTTCTCGATAGCGACGACGGCAAGAACCTGCTCGCCGGCACCAAGCGTGCCAGCAACATCCTCTCGATCGAGGAGAAGAAGGACAAGCGCACCTTTGACGGCGCGCCCGATGCGGCGCTCTACAGCCTCACTGAGGAGAAGGCGCTGGCGAAGGCGATCGGCGAGGTGACGACCGAGGCGCGTGCAGCGGTTGCGAAGGAAGACTTCGCCGCTGCGATGAGCGCGATGGCAAAGCTGCGTCCGCCGGTCGATGCCTTCTTCGACAAGGTCCGCGTCAACGACGATGATCCGAAGGTGCGCGAGAACCGGCTAAAACTGCTCAACGAAATCCGCAGCGCGACGCGTGCGGTCGCGGATTTTTCGAAGATCCAGGATTGA
- a CDS encoding glycine--tRNA ligase subunit alpha produces MDSLPAHMRPERSFQGFILALQRFWAEQGCVILQPYDMEMGAGTFHPATTLRALGPKPWNAAYVQPSRRPKDGRYGENPNRMQHYYQFQVIMKPSPPNLQELYLKSLAAIGIDSAVHDIRFVEDDWESPTLGAWGLGWECWCDGMEVSQFTYFQQVAGFECAPVAGELTYGLERLAMYVQGVDRVYDLNFNGRDGDAKVTYGDVFLQAEQEYSRHNFEVADTAMLFEQFKMAEEACKKYLAAGWREGNRKEHLMALPAYDQCIKASHVFNLLDARGVISVTERQSYILRVRELAKACGEAWIHTEAGGAA; encoded by the coding sequence GAGCAGGGCTGCGTGATCCTGCAGCCCTATGACATGGAGATGGGCGCGGGCACCTTCCATCCGGCCACGACCTTGCGGGCGCTGGGGCCAAAGCCCTGGAATGCGGCCTATGTGCAGCCGTCGCGTCGGCCCAAGGACGGCCGCTACGGCGAAAATCCCAACCGGATGCAGCACTACTACCAGTTCCAGGTCATCATGAAGCCGTCGCCGCCGAACCTTCAGGAGCTGTACCTGAAATCGCTCGCCGCGATCGGCATTGATTCCGCCGTGCACGACATCCGCTTCGTCGAGGACGACTGGGAAAGCCCGACACTGGGCGCCTGGGGGCTCGGCTGGGAGTGCTGGTGCGACGGCATGGAAGTGTCGCAGTTCACCTATTTCCAGCAGGTCGCAGGCTTTGAGTGCGCGCCGGTCGCGGGCGAGCTCACCTACGGGCTCGAGCGCCTCGCGATGTATGTGCAGGGCGTCGACCGCGTCTATGACCTCAACTTCAACGGCCGCGACGGTGACGCCAAGGTCACCTATGGCGACGTCTTCCTGCAGGCCGAGCAGGAATATTCGCGGCACAATTTTGAAGTCGCCGACACCGCAATGCTGTTCGAGCAGTTCAAGATGGCCGAGGAGGCCTGCAAAAAGTATCTTGCGGCCGGCTGGCGCGAGGGTAATCGAAAAGAACACCTGATGGCGCTGCCGGCCTATGACCAGTGCATCAAGGCGAGCCACGTCTTCAACCTGCTCGATGCGCGCGGCGTCATCTCCGTGACCGAGCGGCAGAGCTACATTCTTCGCGTGCGTGAACTGGCAAAGGCCTGCGGCGAAGCCTGGATACATACCGAAGCGGGCGGAGCGGCCTGA